One genomic segment of Musa acuminata AAA Group cultivar baxijiao chromosome BXJ3-3, Cavendish_Baxijiao_AAA, whole genome shotgun sequence includes these proteins:
- the LOC135632681 gene encoding subtilisin-like protease SBT3.8 has product MSLGIFLLIWSYFQWVTLGDNPSTKASVSVPSSTAKLYIVYLGERQDEDPQLVTASHHDMLSSVLGSKEKARDSIVYSYKHCFSGFAATLTPSQAHQISELAEVISVSPSRTFPLHTTRSWDYLGLRSGHQQPTGLLEKGKEGDGIIIGVVDTGIWPESRSFNDDGYGPVPSRWKGKCEVGQNFTVNHCNRKIIGARYYSKDVDPSEVARDYDSPRDANGHGTHTASTAAGSLVSDVNFHGLGASTARGGAPRARLAIYKVCWGSGICGEADVLQAIDDAVDNGVDILSLSIGGYGYFPASLGAVRKGITVVFSGGNDGPVPQTINNAVPWVITVAASTIDRSFPTDIILGNRRTLVGQSMCYASSDPGDKVLVAFDSCSVVPQYLTQLADKIVLCFDRAFAAAVDAAGETSQLLARLSQAGARGAIIARFPRSILPDCSGITCVLVDYDVGGQIANYANVETTSGRIPVAHVSPASNIVGSQVMSPRVAAFSARGPHTSYPDLVKPDITAPGVNILAAVRDGYQFMSGTSMACPHVSGIAALLKAVHPDWSPAAIKSALVTTAYTTDERGFPVEAEAIPRKLADAFDYGGGHIDPNKAADPGLVYDIHPDDYCNYFPCTNRALSLPSDDVPGLGTSGVDNKRMYDLNLPSISIPDLKETPVTVGRTVTNVGDKKSKYKAVVHSPPGVNMVVEPSVLEFKASTQKLPFKVTFRSLHKVQGGFTFGSLTWVDDGGKHTVRIPIAVRVIIVDSFSDTS; this is encoded by the exons ATGTCTCTGGGAATCTTTCTTCTCATTTGGAGCTACTTCCAATGGGTAACACTCGGAGATAACCCATCAACCAAGGCGAGTGTCTCTGTGCCCTCTTCTACTGCGAAGCTGTACATTGTGTATCTTGGAGAAAGACAAGACGAAGATCCACAGCTTGTGACTGCTTCCCACCATGATATGCTGTCTTCCGTACTGGGGAG CAAGGAAAAGGCTCGCGATTCAATTGTTTACAGCTACAAACATTGCTTCTCGGGCTTTGCGGCCACGCTCACGCCATCTCAAGCACACCAAATTTCAG AATTGGCGGAGGTGATCAGTGTCAGTCCAAGCCGCACTTTTCCTCTGCATACCACACGAAGCTGGGACTACCTCGGCCTACGGTCTGGCCATCAGCAACCCACAGGACTACTTGAGAAAGGCAAGGAAGGCGATGGCATCATCATCGGAGTTGTCGACACAG GCATCTGGCCGGAATCGAGAAGCTTCAACGACGACGGTTATGGCCCCGTCCCATCCCGTTGGAAAGGAAAGTGTGAAGTAGGTCAAAACTTCACCGTCAACCACTGCAACCGCAAGATCATCGGTGCAAGATACTACAGTAAAGACGTCGACCCGTCTGAGGTCGCGCGAGACTACGACTCCCCCCGTGACGCCAATGGCCATGGAACACACACCGCTTCCACCGCAGCAGGTTCTCTGGTAAGCGATGTAAACTTCCACGGTCTCGGTGCCAGTACAGCAAGAGGAGGCGCTCCTCGTGCGCGGCTAGCAATCTACAAGGTGTGCTGGGGATCAGGAATATGCGGGGAAGCCGACGTACTACAAGCCATAGATGACGCGGTGGATAACGGGGTGGACATCTTGTCACTGTCGATCGGTGGGTATGGTTATTTTCCGGCGTCACTAGGCGCGGTAAGGAAGGGGATAACGGTGGTCTTCTCTGGGGGCAACGATGGCCCGGTTCCTCAAACAATCAACAACGCGGTGCCATGGGTCATCACGGTGGCTGCCAGCACTATCGATCGCTCTTTTCCGACCGACATAATCCTTGGAAACCGACGAACTCTGGTG GGCCAATCTATGTGCTACGCGTCCAGTGATCCAGGAGACAAAGTTCTTGTAGCTTTTGACAG TTGCTCAGTGGTGCCTCAATATCTCACGCAATTAGCAGACAAGATTGTGCTATGCTTTGATCGTGCATTTGCTGCCGCCGTCGATGCTGCCGGTGAGACCTCCCAGTTGCTAGCGAGATTGTCGCAAGCCGGAGCAAGGGGAGCTATTATTGCACGATTCCCGCGCAGCATCCTCCCAGACTGCAGCGGCATTACATGCGTCCTCGTGGATTATGATGTAGGCGGACAGATAGCCAACTATGCCAACGTGGAAACTACAAG TGGGAGAATCCCCGTGGCGCATGTGAGCCCTGCATCCAACATCGTCGGGAGCCAAGTGATGTCGCCGAGGGTGGCAGCTTTCTCCGCAAGAGGGCCGCATACAAGCTATCCGGACTTAGTGAAG CCTGACATCACAGCTCCGGGAGTCAATATCTTGGCGGCAGTGAGAGATGGGTATCAATTTATGTCAGGAACTTCAATGGCTTGCCCTCATGTATCTGGAATTGCAGCTCTTCTCAAAGCAGTGCATCCCGATTGGTCTCCAGCTGCCATCAAATCAGCACTTGTCACCACCG CATATACAACCGACGAACGCGGCTTCCCAGTAGAAGCGGAAGCGATTCCTCGGAAGCTGGCCGATGCTTTCGACTATGGCGGAGGTCACATCGATCCTAATAAAGCCGCAGATCCTGGACTTGTTTATGATATCCATCCGGATGATTACTGCAACTACTTCCCGTGCACAAACCGTGCCTTGAGTCTGCCCTCGGACGACGTTCCCGGCCTCGGGACATCCGGAGTGGATAACAAACGTATGTATGACCTGAACCTGCCCTCCATCTCCATTCCCGACCTGAAGGAGACACCTGTGACGGTCGGGAGGACCGTTACTAATGTGGGCGACAAGAAATCCAAGTACAAGGCAGTAGTGCATTCTCCACCAGGTGTTAACATGGTTGTGGAGCCGTCCGTTCTGGAGTTCAAGGCTTCGACGCAGAAGCTTCCCTTTAAGGTGACCTTCAGGTCGCTTCACAAGGTGCAAGGTGGCTTCACTTTCGGAAGCTTGACTTGGGTGGATGATGGTGGGAAGCACACCGTCAGGATTCCGATCGCGGTTCGGGTGATCATCGTAGATTCCTTTTCTGACACCTCCTAG